A region from the Malus domestica chromosome 07, GDT2T_hap1 genome encodes:
- the LOC103439729 gene encoding protein ROOT PRIMORDIUM DEFECTIVE 1-like, translated as MRIFLTYSTNFFNPKSKTLNPITFLLCNLTPTRPKSQSTSIPKKQGRIRDHGYDNYMEIEKKTRKVLKFQDLILSQPNQIIQVSRLDLLARRFGFKQNEAGVFVLKFPHVFEIYEHPVQRILYCRLTRKAHLQIEQEKQAMVAQIPDAVTRLRKLLMMSNTGRLRLEHVRIARAEFGLPDDFEYSVILKHPEYFRLFDAEETRNKYIEVVEKDCSLSVCAIEKLREIEYRERGIDAEDIRFSFIVNFPPGFKIGKYYRIAVWKWQRLPYWSPYEDVSGYDLRSIEAQKRMEKRAVAVIHELLSLTVEKKITLERIAHFRMAMNLPNKLKEFLLQHQGIFYISTRGNHGKLHTVFLREAYKKGELIESNDLYLARRKLAELVLISPRKARMDSELVSYRRDWEDDEMGHVGRECVGNAFEDLGGGNDDRRERDVEDGTNSDSGGDYDSDG; from the coding sequence ATGCGCATATTCTTAACCTACTCAACCAATTTCTTCAACCCCAAgtcaaaaaccctaaaccccatcACATTCCTCCTCTGCAATCTCACCCCGACCCGACCCAAATCGcagtcgacctccatccccaaaaAACAAGGCAGAATCCGCGACCACGGCTACGACAACTACATGGAAATCGAAAAAAAGACCCGAAAAGTCCTCAAATTTCAGGACCTCATCCTGTCGCAGCCCAACCAAATCATCCAAGTCTCCCGGCTCGACCTCCTCGCCCGCCGCTTCGGCTTCAAGCAGAACGAGGCCGGCGTTTTCGTGCTCAAATTCCCCCACGTTTTCGAGATTTACGAGCACCCGGTTCAGCGGATCCTCTACTGCCGGCTGACCCGAAAAGCCCACCTCCAGATTGAGCAGGAGAAGCAGGCAATGGTGGCACAAATCCCCGACGCCGTCACCCGCCTTAGGAAGCTCCTGATGATGTCCAACACCGGGCGGCTCCGCCTCGAGCATGTCCGGATTGCGAGGGCGGAGTTTGGTCTGCCTGATGACTTCGAATACTCGGTAATTCTCAAGCACCCTGAATACTTTAGACTGTTTGATGCGGAGGAAACTAGGAACAAGTACATTGAGGTTGTCGAGAAAGATTGTAGTTTATCTGTTTGTGCTATTGAGAAACTTAGGGAGATTGAGTATAGGGAGAGAGGAATTGATGCCGAGGATATAAGGTTTTCGTTCATTGTGAATTTTCCGCCCGGGTTTAAGATTGGGAAGTACTATAGGATTGCGGTGTGGAAATGGCAGAGACTTCCGTATTGGTCTCCGTATGAGGATGTTTCCGGTTATGACTTGAGGTCGATTGAGGCGCAGAAGCGGATGGAGAAGAGAGCGGTTGCTGTGATTCACGAATTGCTGTCGTTGACTGTGGAGAAGAAGATTACATTGGAGAGGATTGCTCATTTTAGAATGGCGATGAATTTGCCGAATAAGTTGAAAGAGTTTCTGCTTCAGCATCAGGGGATTTTCTATATTTCGACTAGAGGGAATCACGGGAAGCTTCATACAGTGTTTCTTAGAGAGGCTTATAAGAAGGGTGAGTTGATAGAGTCAAATGATTTGTATTTGGCGAGAAGGAAATTGGCTGAGTTGGTTTTGATTAGCCCTAGGAAGGCAAGAATGGATAGTGAATTGGTTAGTTACCGCAGAGATTGGGAAGACGATGAGATGGGGCACGTTGGAAGAGAATGTGTTGGGAATGCTTTTGAGGATTTAGGAGGAGGGAATGATGATAGGCGGGAAAGGGATGTGGAGGATGGTACGAACTCAGATAGTGGTGGTGATTATGACTCCGATGGATGA
- the LOC103439728 gene encoding E3 ubiquitin-protein ligase XBAT33-like isoform X1, which translates to MGNSFGCSASGERLVSAARDGDVIEAKMLLDCNPCLSKYSTFGGLNSPLHFAAAKGHNEIVSLLLENGADANSRNYCGQTALMQACRYGHWEVVQTLLLFRSNVTRADYLTGRTALHFAAINGHVRCIRLVVADFVPSAPYESLTAQTECNRGDSAKVVNKNEQSALSKLVNKVADCGITALHMAALNGYFGCVQLLLDLQANVSAVTFHYGTSMDLIGAGSSPLHYAACGGNLKCCQILLARGASKMTLNCNGWLPVDVARMWGRHWLEPLLAPNSDSSIPAFPLSSYLSLPLMSIMNIARECGFKAVTTSADDTDTCAVCLERPCLVAAEGCKHELCVRCALYLCSTSNIPSETVGPPGSIPCPFCRHGIISFAKLPGSPAKENRLQMSLGLCTPCILHPRDPERLSPACAPEIRKNRVASVSSDMLCAVTCSPFPSVTIPLCTCNDGPCPPFESREVETEDELPRHPQAISTDQDKMEGPRLGKTTCSSMFWSRRSCTREHQCNAEINA; encoded by the exons ATGGGTAATTCATTCGGTTGCTCCGCCTCCGGCGAACGGCTGGTTTCGGCGGCGAGAGACGGGGATGTAATCGAGGCCAAAATGCTCTTGGATTGCAATCCCTGCCTCTCCAAATACTCCACCTTCGGCGGCCTTAACTCCCCTCTCCATTTCGCCGCCGCTAAGGGCCACAACGAG ATTGTTTCTTTGCTGCTGGAGAATGGAGCTGATGCCAATTCCAGGAATTACTGCGGGCAG ACAGCATTGATGCAAGCATGCCGATATGGACATTGGGAAGTTGTACAGACCCTCTTGCTCTTCAGATCCAAT GTCACAAGAGCAGACTATCTAACTGGTAGGACTGCTCTTCATTTTGCTGCTATAAATGGGCATGTAAGATGTATAAGACTTGTCGTGGCTGACTTTGTTCCAAGTGCTCCCTATGAATCTCTGACTGCTCAGACAGAGTGCAACAGAGGTGATAGTGCAAAGGTCGTGAACAAAAATGAGCAAAG TGCTTTAtccaaacttgtaaataaggtAGCAGATTGTGGTATTACTGCTCTCCATATGGCTGCATTGAATGGATATTTTGGTTGTGTACAACTCCTACTTGATCTTCAAGCAAATGTGTCTGCTGTGACGTTTCATTACGGGACTTCTATGGATTTGATAG GTGCTGGAAGTTCTCCACTGCATTATGCTGCTTGTGGGGGTAACTTAAAGTGCTGTCAG ATCCTCCTTGCAAGAGGTGCCAGCAAGATGACTTTAAACTGCAATGG GTGGCTTCCAGTTGATGTTGCCCGAATGTGGGGGCGCCACTGGCTTGAACCACTTCTAGCACCCAATTCTGACTCATCAATACCAGCGTTCCCCCTATCAAGTTACCTATCTTTGCCTCTCATGAGCATAATGAACATAGCAAG GGAATGTGGATTTAAGGCTGTGACAACATCAGCGGACGACACAGATACTTGTGCTGTCTGTCTGGAAAGACCATGTTTGGTGGCGGCAGAAG GCTGTAAGCATGAGCTTTGTGTAAGATGCGCACTCTATCTTTGCTCAACAAGCAACATACCTTCGGAAACAGTGGGCCCACCTGGGTCCATTCCGTGCCCATTTTGTAGGCATGGAATCATCTCCTTTGCCAAATTGCCTGGCTCCCCGGCAAAGGAAAATAGACTACAGATGTCACTTGGCCTTTGTACCCCTTGTATACTTCACCCTCGTGACCCAGAGCGTCTATCTCCAGCTTGTGCACCAGAGATCCGAAAGAACCGTGTGGCTTCAGTTTCTTCAGATATGCTCTGTGCAGTCACCTGCAGTCCGTTTCCTTCCGTCACCATTCCTTTGTGCACCTGCAATGATGGTCCATGCCCACCATTTGAATCCCGGGAGGTAGAAACCGAAGATGAATTGCCCAGACATCCCCAAGCAATATCAACAGACCAGGATAAGATGGAAGGGCCGAGACTTGGAAAAACAACATGTTCAAGCATGTTTTGGAGCAGAAGAAGCTGCACCAGGGAGCATCAGTGCAATGCTGAAATAAATGCTTAA
- the LOC103439728 gene encoding E3 ubiquitin-protein ligase XBAT33-like isoform X2 yields MQACRYGHWEVVQTLLLFRSNVTRADYLTGRTALHFAAINGHVRCIRLVVADFVPSAPYESLTAQTECNRGDSAKVVNKNEQSALSKLVNKVADCGITALHMAALNGYFGCVQLLLDLQANVSAVTFHYGTSMDLIGAGSSPLHYAACGGNLKCCQILLARGASKMTLNCNGWLPVDVARMWGRHWLEPLLAPNSDSSIPAFPLSSYLSLPLMSIMNIARECGFKAVTTSADDTDTCAVCLERPCLVAAEGCKHELCVRCALYLCSTSNIPSETVGPPGSIPCPFCRHGIISFAKLPGSPAKENRLQMSLGLCTPCILHPRDPERLSPACAPEIRKNRVASVSSDMLCAVTCSPFPSVTIPLCTCNDGPCPPFESREVETEDELPRHPQAISTDQDKMEGPRLGKTTCSSMFWSRRSCTREHQCNAEINA; encoded by the exons ATGCAAGCATGCCGATATGGACATTGGGAAGTTGTACAGACCCTCTTGCTCTTCAGATCCAAT GTCACAAGAGCAGACTATCTAACTGGTAGGACTGCTCTTCATTTTGCTGCTATAAATGGGCATGTAAGATGTATAAGACTTGTCGTGGCTGACTTTGTTCCAAGTGCTCCCTATGAATCTCTGACTGCTCAGACAGAGTGCAACAGAGGTGATAGTGCAAAGGTCGTGAACAAAAATGAGCAAAG TGCTTTAtccaaacttgtaaataaggtAGCAGATTGTGGTATTACTGCTCTCCATATGGCTGCATTGAATGGATATTTTGGTTGTGTACAACTCCTACTTGATCTTCAAGCAAATGTGTCTGCTGTGACGTTTCATTACGGGACTTCTATGGATTTGATAG GTGCTGGAAGTTCTCCACTGCATTATGCTGCTTGTGGGGGTAACTTAAAGTGCTGTCAG ATCCTCCTTGCAAGAGGTGCCAGCAAGATGACTTTAAACTGCAATGG GTGGCTTCCAGTTGATGTTGCCCGAATGTGGGGGCGCCACTGGCTTGAACCACTTCTAGCACCCAATTCTGACTCATCAATACCAGCGTTCCCCCTATCAAGTTACCTATCTTTGCCTCTCATGAGCATAATGAACATAGCAAG GGAATGTGGATTTAAGGCTGTGACAACATCAGCGGACGACACAGATACTTGTGCTGTCTGTCTGGAAAGACCATGTTTGGTGGCGGCAGAAG GCTGTAAGCATGAGCTTTGTGTAAGATGCGCACTCTATCTTTGCTCAACAAGCAACATACCTTCGGAAACAGTGGGCCCACCTGGGTCCATTCCGTGCCCATTTTGTAGGCATGGAATCATCTCCTTTGCCAAATTGCCTGGCTCCCCGGCAAAGGAAAATAGACTACAGATGTCACTTGGCCTTTGTACCCCTTGTATACTTCACCCTCGTGACCCAGAGCGTCTATCTCCAGCTTGTGCACCAGAGATCCGAAAGAACCGTGTGGCTTCAGTTTCTTCAGATATGCTCTGTGCAGTCACCTGCAGTCCGTTTCCTTCCGTCACCATTCCTTTGTGCACCTGCAATGATGGTCCATGCCCACCATTTGAATCCCGGGAGGTAGAAACCGAAGATGAATTGCCCAGACATCCCCAAGCAATATCAACAGACCAGGATAAGATGGAAGGGCCGAGACTTGGAAAAACAACATGTTCAAGCATGTTTTGGAGCAGAAGAAGCTGCACCAGGGAGCATCAGTGCAATGCTGAAATAAATGCTTAA
- the LOC103439727 gene encoding CEN-like protein 1: MSRMMEPLTLGRVIGEVVDIFTPTVNLNVVYNPNRQVANGHELMPSVIAAKPRVEIGGEDMRTAYTLIMTDPDFPSPSEPYLREHLHWMVTDIPGTTDVSFGKEIVEYEIPRPVVGIHRYVFLLFKQRGRQTVRAPASRDNFNTRIFSQENGLGLPVAAVYFNAQRATAARRRC, translated from the exons ATGTCAAGGATGATGGAGCCACTAACTCTTGGAAGAGTGATAGGAGAGGTTGTGGACATCTTCACCCCAACTGTGAACCTGAATGTAGTTTACAACCCAAACAGACAAGTTGCTAATGGACATGAGCTCATGCCTTCTGtcattgctgctaaacctcgCGTCGAGATCGGAGGTGAAGATATGAGGACTGCTTATACCTTA ATAATGACAGACCCAGATTTTCCAAGCCCCAGCGAACCATACCTGAGAGAACATCTCCACtg gaTGGTCACAGACATTCCTGGCACCACTGATGTCTCATTTG GAAAAGAGATTGTCGAGTATGAAATTCCACGGCCGGTCGTAGGCATTCACAGGTACGTATTCCTGCTATTCAAGCAGAGAGGAAGACAAACAGTGAGAGCTCCAGCTTCCAGAGACAATTTCAATACCAGAATATTCTCGCAGGAGAATGGTCTCGGGCTGCCTGTGGCTGCCGTCTACTTCAATGCACAACGGGCAACTGCTGCTAGAAGAAGATGTTGA
- the LOC139197839 gene encoding uncharacterized protein produces the protein MAAAARSEMLTPRRNHPWRASSSGSRPESSTSYTPCKSTVAERDYSCCSSRTWCSWTGTAGTRAAAGSAAPPPSTADPGSAAAIAAAYVFNTDRGGVAKTASARVSRDDSFVVSKPKKAFYLDGIGAGPAVSAIPQIVDSSLRSVSALNSTGGGGVGGQEGEKLSLCKDGGGDFSPFPPPVIGSRGSRKRGRRPQFVDRGLMVVALSDTTAGQTTGKKMEEIREFRGFKSDDGVRVDTATAALPVGSPTDSALYTLHSFKSIELHDWFPCFGS, from the exons ATGGCTGCGGCTGCACGGTCCGAGATGCTGACGCCGAGGAGGAACCACCCTTGGCGCGCTTCATCTTCCG GGTCCCGCCCTGAGTCCAGTACCTCCTACACGCCTTGCAAAAGTACCGTGGCTGAGAGAGACTATAGTTGTTGTAGTAGCAGAACTTGGTGTTCATGGACTGGCACCGCGGGCACCCGTGCGGCTGCTGGTTCTGCTGCTCCGCCGCCTTCAACCGCTGATCCTGGTTCTGCTGCTGCTATTGCTGCTGCGTATGTGTTCAACACTGACAGGGGAGGTGTTGCTAAAACTGCTTCAGCCAGAGTCAGCAGAGATGACAGTTTCGTGGTCAGCAAGCCCAAGAAAGCATTCTACTTGGATGGAATTGGGGCTGGACCTGCTGTTTCTGCAATTCCCCAGATAGTGGATTCGTCTCTGAGGTCCGTTTCCGCTCTCAATTCAACCGGAGGAGGTGGAGTTGGAGGTCAAGAGGGTGAAAAATTGAGTCTCTGCAAAGATGGCGGCGGCGACTTCTCTCCCTTTCCGCCTCCGGTTATCGGTAGTCGTGGATCAAGGAAGCGTGGTCGTCGTCCTCAATTTGTTGATAGGGGCTTGATGGTTGTTGCGCTGAGCGACACCACGGCCGGGCAGACGACCGGGAAGAAGATGGAGGAGATTCGcgagtttcgaggcttcaaaTCCGACGATGGAG TCCGAGTTGACACAGCGACGGCAGCTTTACCAGTGGGCTCACCGACCGACTCGGCTTTGTACACTTTGCACTCGTTCAAGTCGATCGAGCTCCATGATTGGTTTCCGTGCTTTGGCAGTTGA